From Virgibacillus natechei, the proteins below share one genomic window:
- a CDS encoding NADPH-dependent FMN reductase, translating into MKLVGISGAPAGDKTSLAVNDVLVAAQLLDSTIQTELIDIREYEIEFSVGAPLADYNDDTWNVVHKMLAADFLVFGTPIYQASISGALKNLLDLFPEYAFRYKVTGIVATGLSNKHFLVPEYQLKPILTYFKGLTPTNNVFIHNDSFNEESDEIIDRDASKRIQRLAHEMIYLQRGINNRE; encoded by the coding sequence ATGAAACTTGTTGGGATATCGGGAGCACCGGCTGGTGACAAAACTTCTCTAGCTGTAAACGACGTTCTGGTTGCAGCTCAACTTCTTGACTCAACGATACAAACAGAGTTAATTGACATAAGGGAATATGAAATTGAATTTTCTGTCGGGGCACCGTTAGCAGATTATAACGATGATACGTGGAATGTTGTTCATAAAATGTTGGCTGCCGATTTTCTAGTTTTTGGCACGCCAATTTATCAAGCCTCCATTTCGGGAGCATTAAAAAACCTGTTAGACCTTTTCCCCGAATATGCCTTCAGATATAAGGTCACAGGTATTGTAGCAACCGGATTGTCTAACAAACATTTTCTCGTACCAGAATACCAATTAAAGCCAATCCTTACTTATTTCAAAGGATTAACCCCAACGAATAACGTCTTTATCCATAATGATTCCTTTAATGAGGAAAGTGATGAAATTATAGATCGTGATGCTTCCAAGAGAATTCAAAGACTTGCCCATGAAATGATTTATCTGCAACGGGGGAT
- a CDS encoding Bcr/CflA family efflux MFS transporter, translated as MLHNPTGKTRVGLALLLGLLAFLGPLNIDMYLPSFPGIAQDFGINATLVQFSLTACLIGLAIGQVVIGPISDSQGRRKPLLIATTLFVLASILCALAPNITTLIAARFLQGFTASAGVVLSRAVVRDVFTGKQLTKFFALLMVINAVAPMVAPMLGGAILAFPSASWQTIFYFLAFIGVLIVIIVAVKLKETLPPEKRIPSSIGSSVMTMGSLLKDRSFIGYALVVGFVHGGSFAYVSGTPFVYQDIYGVSPQVFSVLFGINGIAIITGSFIIGRLSGIVSELKMLQAAVTTALAATTLLLVMTFIEGPLASLVILIFIYMITMGMIITSTFTLGMAKQGHRAGSASAVLGMLPMLLGAASSPLAGINESSAVPMGAILFTTSLIGFIAFFTLVKTNENES; from the coding sequence ATGCTTCATAATCCAACTGGAAAAACACGTGTGGGGTTGGCACTGCTACTCGGTTTGCTTGCTTTTCTCGGACCTCTTAATATAGATATGTATTTGCCAAGCTTTCCAGGGATTGCCCAGGATTTCGGGATAAACGCTACACTGGTGCAATTTAGTCTTACCGCGTGTTTAATCGGGCTTGCGATCGGACAAGTAGTTATAGGCCCAATCAGTGATTCACAAGGCAGGAGAAAGCCTTTGTTAATTGCTACCACTCTGTTTGTATTAGCTTCGATTCTCTGCGCTTTAGCACCGAATATTACAACACTAATTGCTGCAAGGTTCCTACAAGGTTTCACTGCTTCAGCAGGGGTTGTCCTTTCTCGTGCTGTAGTTCGTGATGTATTCACCGGCAAGCAGCTTACGAAGTTTTTTGCTCTTTTGATGGTTATCAATGCTGTTGCACCAATGGTTGCGCCTATGCTCGGTGGGGCAATTCTAGCCTTCCCATCGGCAAGCTGGCAAACCATCTTTTATTTCCTGGCTTTTATTGGCGTTTTGATTGTCATCATTGTTGCTGTGAAATTAAAGGAAACATTGCCGCCGGAGAAACGTATCCCTAGTTCCATCGGCTCTTCCGTAATGACGATGGGCAGTTTGTTGAAAGACCGTTCTTTTATCGGCTATGCGTTAGTTGTCGGGTTTGTACATGGCGGAAGTTTCGCCTATGTATCCGGGACTCCTTTTGTATACCAGGATATCTATGGTGTTTCTCCTCAGGTATTCAGTGTGCTATTCGGAATAAATGGAATAGCCATTATTACGGGGAGTTTTATTATCGGACGCTTAAGTGGAATTGTCTCTGAATTAAAAATGCTTCAGGCAGCTGTAACGACTGCACTAGCTGCTACTACCCTGCTGCTAGTCATGACATTTATAGAAGGCCCCTTAGCATCGCTCGTCATATTAATTTTCATATATATGATTACCATGGGAATGATCATCACAAGCACCTTTACCCTGGGAATGGCCAAACAAGGGCATCGTGCCGGGAGTGCAAGTGCTGTATTAGGTATGCTTCCAATGCTGCTCGGGGCTGCATCTTCCCCGCTTGCCGGTATTAACGAATCATCTGCTGTTCCAATGGGAGCGATTCTTTTCACTACTTCCCTGATCGGTTTTATTGCTTTCTTTACATTGGTAAAAACGAATGAGAATGAGAGTTAA
- a CDS encoding MOSC domain-containing protein — MSHPVIDRIMVGKPQTFGRKGAKRPMDREWISGIVKRTVKGKIWAGQTNLEGDGQGDLKNHGGVEKAIFVYPISHYASWQKKLERTDFTVGAFGENLAVQHITEADLCIGDIFHIGDAVVQVSQPRRPCWRPARRWKIKDLAIQIQQEGMTGWYFRVLKEGELQAGDRLRLQERPYPEWTVAKSNDIMYNQKQDLEQAARLAACELLAPSWRDTLSNRAQGKENTDSRRRVIGPNE; from the coding sequence GTGAGTCATCCTGTTATTGACCGAATTATGGTTGGGAAACCGCAAACATTCGGGCGAAAAGGGGCCAAACGCCCAATGGATCGCGAGTGGATAAGTGGCATTGTAAAGCGTACTGTTAAAGGAAAGATCTGGGCAGGTCAAACCAATCTAGAAGGCGATGGACAAGGGGATCTTAAGAATCATGGCGGTGTGGAAAAGGCAATCTTTGTCTATCCGATCTCTCATTACGCGAGCTGGCAAAAAAAGCTCGAACGAACTGACTTTACAGTTGGTGCCTTTGGTGAAAACTTGGCTGTTCAACACATAACTGAGGCTGATTTGTGTATCGGGGATATTTTCCATATTGGAGATGCTGTTGTACAAGTTTCGCAACCACGACGTCCCTGCTGGAGGCCAGCCAGGCGCTGGAAGATTAAAGACTTAGCTATACAAATCCAGCAAGAAGGCATGACAGGTTGGTATTTTCGTGTACTTAAAGAAGGCGAGTTGCAAGCAGGAGATCGTCTTAGGCTTCAAGAGAGGCCATATCCCGAATGGACCGTTGCAAAAAGTAACGATATTATGTATAACCAAAAACAGGATTTGGAACAAGCAGCTCGTCTGGCTGCTTGTGAGCTCCTTGCTCCGAGTTGGCGTGATACATTATCTAACCGAGCACAGGGCAAGGAGAACACAGATAGTCGCAGACGCGTAATAGGACCTAATGAATAG
- a CDS encoding MBL fold metallo-hydrolase: MDQEMNYGDDYKYIPTTSVGSGIGRELLQDLFSHTVQIVNINFVGNPDTGDFVLVDAGMPNSAEEIISVTEERFGKNSRPKAIILTHGHFDHVGAIVELVEHWEVPVYAHELEMPFLTGEKSYPEPDATVEGGMVAKMSPMFPNESINLGSHVEMLPSDGTVPHTDFKWIHTSGHTPGHVSLFREEDGALIAGDAFVTVKQESLYKVLTQEQEISGPPRYLTTDWEAAKESVIKLEALKPTIAVTGHGLPMSGDILSKSLDKLVQEFDSIAVPDFGKYVDKNTH; this comes from the coding sequence ATGGATCAGGAAATGAATTACGGTGATGATTATAAGTACATTCCTACGACGTCTGTCGGAAGCGGCATCGGCAGGGAATTATTGCAAGACTTATTTAGTCACACTGTCCAAATCGTTAATATTAACTTCGTTGGAAATCCGGATACAGGCGATTTTGTTTTAGTTGATGCAGGAATGCCTAATTCGGCAGAAGAAATTATCTCGGTTACGGAAGAACGTTTTGGTAAAAACAGCCGTCCAAAAGCGATTATCTTAACACATGGTCATTTTGATCACGTCGGAGCTATCGTTGAATTGGTTGAACACTGGGAAGTCCCGGTGTACGCACATGAATTGGAGATGCCCTTTTTAACAGGAGAAAAGAGTTATCCGGAGCCAGACGCAACTGTTGAAGGCGGTATGGTAGCAAAAATGTCTCCAATGTTCCCGAACGAATCGATCAACTTAGGTAGTCATGTTGAAATGTTGCCATCTGATGGAACAGTTCCTCATACAGATTTTAAGTGGATTCATACATCTGGACATACCCCTGGCCACGTTTCTTTGTTTAGAGAAGAGGATGGGGCTTTAATTGCAGGAGATGCCTTTGTTACGGTGAAGCAGGAATCACTTTATAAGGTGTTAACACAGGAACAAGAAATAAGTGGGCCTCCAAGATACCTCACTACAGATTGGGAAGCCGCCAAGGAATCTGTCATCAAATTAGAAGCTTTAAAACCAACTATTGCAGTTACGGGGCATGGACTTCCTATGAGTGGGGATATATTATCAAAGAGCTTAGATAAATTGGTTCAGGAATTTGATAGTATCGCCGTTCCAGATTTCGGAAAGTATGTCGACAAAAATACGCATTAA
- a CDS encoding ATP-binding cassette domain-containing protein — protein MDSVIAVNDLTKTYKKTDAVKGISFKVKEGEIFGFLGPNGAGKSTTINMICTMLPPSSGDITINGFNVNKQKDRVRESIGIIFQENTLDEKLTANENLMLHCRFYKVPKSKRQERIQEVLEIVDLVDQRKDRVETFSGGMKRRLEIARGLLHYPKVLFLDEPTVGLDPQTRAHLWEYILKLKEKEGITMFLTTHYLDEAEISDRVAIMDRGEIIALDKPTELKNQLGGDMIELSTEDNQKALEEIKAKVEGAEVSVHDDTIYLKVASSDAFISSFIKTLDIPITKLNIRKPTLNDVFLAFTGRRIGESDDK, from the coding sequence GTGGATTCAGTAATTGCAGTAAATGATTTAACGAAAACATATAAAAAAACCGATGCTGTTAAGGGGATCAGTTTTAAAGTTAAAGAAGGCGAAATATTTGGGTTTCTCGGCCCCAATGGAGCGGGAAAAAGTACGACAATCAACATGATATGTACGATGCTTCCGCCGAGTAGTGGTGACATTACCATTAACGGATTTAATGTGAACAAGCAGAAAGACCGTGTACGCGAGAGTATTGGTATCATTTTTCAGGAGAATACACTAGATGAAAAACTAACAGCTAATGAGAATTTGATGCTTCACTGCCGTTTCTATAAAGTACCAAAGTCAAAAAGGCAAGAGCGCATTCAAGAGGTGTTGGAAATTGTCGATTTAGTCGACCAAAGGAAAGATCGAGTGGAAACATTTTCAGGTGGAATGAAGCGTCGGCTTGAGATTGCTCGTGGATTGCTACATTATCCCAAGGTGTTATTCCTTGATGAGCCGACAGTCGGTCTTGACCCGCAAACGCGGGCGCATTTATGGGAGTATATTTTAAAACTGAAAGAAAAAGAAGGAATCACGATGTTTTTAACAACTCATTACTTAGATGAAGCGGAAATCAGTGACCGAGTTGCCATTATGGATCGTGGAGAGATCATTGCGCTCGACAAACCTACTGAATTAAAAAATCAACTTGGCGGCGATATGATTGAATTATCTACGGAAGATAATCAGAAAGCATTGGAAGAAATAAAGGCAAAAGTGGAAGGCGCTGAAGTATCGGTTCATGACGATACGATTTATTTGAAAGTAGCGAGTAGTGATGCTTTTATCTCTTCATTTATTAAAACATTAGATATACCTATAACGAAACTGAATATCCGTAAGCCTACGCTTAATGATGTGTTTTTAGCGTTTACCGGTAGACGGATAGGAGAGTCAGATGATAAATAA
- a CDS encoding ABC transporter permease yields MEAIFAIWQRDITKFFRDKARLFGSFSMPILFLLIFGGGMSGSMESMMAGTMGGGAAGADFDYVEFVFPGIVAMTLLMTSIFSALSIIEDKDFGYMKEILVSPISRVSIAVGKMLGAATVATVQGLLLFLLIPLLGLTYDFVSLIQVIPFMFLLACALSGLGLLFASVIRSTQGFQMIVQILVMPMIFLSGALFPINNMPTWMDVIVKINPVTYGVDVMKKIMVDVDSLSPEVIDAMGLNLSIFGRQITIFEEILFIIIFAIVLVLLATVSFKRANA; encoded by the coding sequence ATGGAAGCTATTTTTGCTATTTGGCAACGTGATATAACGAAATTTTTCCGAGATAAGGCAAGGCTGTTTGGTTCCTTTTCTATGCCAATCCTTTTCCTCCTTATTTTTGGTGGTGGAATGAGTGGTTCTATGGAAAGCATGATGGCTGGAACTATGGGGGGAGGCGCAGCTGGAGCAGACTTTGACTATGTTGAGTTCGTCTTTCCTGGTATTGTTGCGATGACGCTACTGATGACTTCCATCTTTTCTGCATTGTCAATCATTGAAGACAAGGACTTTGGATACATGAAAGAAATTCTCGTTTCTCCTATTTCCCGTGTGAGTATTGCCGTTGGGAAAATGCTAGGTGCAGCAACCGTTGCGACAGTTCAAGGACTTCTACTGTTTCTGCTCATTCCATTACTTGGCTTAACGTATGATTTTGTGTCCCTTATTCAAGTGATTCCATTTATGTTTTTGTTAGCCTGCGCTTTATCTGGGTTAGGATTGTTGTTTGCTAGTGTAATCCGGTCGACGCAAGGGTTTCAAATGATTGTGCAAATCCTTGTTATGCCTATGATTTTCCTTTCTGGTGCATTATTCCCGATTAACAATATGCCTACTTGGATGGATGTAATTGTAAAAATTAATCCAGTTACATATGGAGTGGATGTCATGAAAAAAATCATGGTGGATGTTGACAGCCTATCCCCAGAAGTAATTGATGCGATGGGACTTAACTTATCCATTTTCGGAAGACAAATTACGATTTTTGAGGAAATTCTATTTATTATCATCTTTGCTATTGTGCTCGTTTTATTAGCGACAGTAAGTTTTAAAAGGGCGAATGCATAA
- a CDS encoding peptide chain release factor 3, whose amino-acid sequence MSLHDEVNKRKTFAIISHPDAGKTTLTERLLLFGNQIRSAGTVKGKKTGKFAASDWMEIEKQRGISVTSSVMNFPYNDYQVNILDTPGHDDFSEDTYRTLTAVDSVVMIIDATKGIEAQTKKLFRVCRMRGIPIFTFINKLDREGREPLELLEEIEEVLDIETYPMNWPVGMGKRFLGIFDRDGKQFIQHNGNEEETYIPYEDLNKPEHQDLVSQATYQETKDELSLVEEAGDTFSLDAVMSGEQTPVFFGSALAPFGVQTFFDTFISMAPTPGPRKSTEGVIDPENPDFSGFIFKIQANMNPAHRDRVAFLRVCSGKFERGMNVKLARTGKPVKLSQTQQFVASSRDTIEEAYAGDIIGVYDPNAYRIGDTLMEGKTHFEYKELPQFPPELFKSVTASNVMKSKQFKKGIEQLVQEGAIQLFKRHDNEANILGAVGELQYDVFKYRMKNEYNVEVMLESIGERIPRWLKEEQVDASLFDERNQLVRDREGNYVVLFRNEFALNWFKDKHPKTELIDLFEANKFEQTY is encoded by the coding sequence ATGAGTCTACATGATGAAGTTAATAAACGAAAAACATTTGCTATTATATCGCATCCCGATGCAGGAAAAACAACGTTAACAGAGAGACTGCTTTTGTTCGGAAATCAAATTCGCTCTGCGGGAACCGTAAAGGGAAAGAAAACGGGAAAATTTGCTGCATCTGACTGGATGGAAATAGAAAAACAACGTGGTATCTCCGTTACTTCCAGTGTAATGAACTTCCCATACAATGATTATCAGGTAAACATTCTGGATACACCTGGCCACGACGACTTCAGTGAGGATACGTATCGAACGTTAACGGCAGTGGATAGTGTTGTCATGATTATTGATGCTACCAAAGGAATAGAAGCGCAAACAAAGAAATTATTCAGGGTGTGCCGAATGCGTGGTATTCCTATCTTTACCTTTATAAATAAATTGGATCGCGAAGGTAGAGAGCCGCTTGAATTATTGGAAGAAATCGAAGAAGTGTTAGACATTGAGACTTATCCGATGAACTGGCCAGTAGGAATGGGGAAACGATTCCTTGGTATTTTCGACCGTGATGGAAAACAGTTTATTCAGCACAATGGAAATGAGGAAGAGACCTATATTCCTTACGAGGATTTGAATAAGCCCGAACATCAAGATTTGGTTTCTCAGGCCACTTACCAAGAAACAAAGGATGAGCTTTCTTTAGTCGAAGAAGCGGGAGATACGTTTTCATTAGACGCTGTTATGTCCGGAGAACAAACGCCCGTTTTCTTCGGCAGTGCTTTAGCACCTTTTGGCGTCCAGACTTTTTTTGATACGTTTATATCCATGGCTCCAACTCCAGGACCAAGAAAATCAACAGAAGGCGTCATTGATCCTGAAAACCCCGACTTCTCCGGATTTATTTTTAAGATTCAGGCGAACATGAATCCAGCTCATCGCGATAGGGTAGCATTTTTACGGGTATGTTCGGGTAAATTTGAACGTGGAATGAATGTGAAACTCGCAAGAACGGGTAAGCCGGTCAAACTTTCGCAAACACAACAATTTGTTGCGTCATCTAGGGATACAATAGAGGAGGCATATGCAGGGGACATTATAGGAGTCTATGATCCAAATGCCTATCGAATCGGCGATACGTTGATGGAAGGTAAAACGCATTTCGAATATAAAGAGTTACCACAGTTTCCACCAGAACTATTCAAAAGTGTAACAGCAAGTAATGTAATGAAATCCAAACAATTTAAAAAAGGAATCGAGCAACTTGTTCAAGAGGGTGCGATTCAGTTATTTAAAAGACACGATAATGAAGCCAATATTTTAGGAGCGGTGGGTGAGCTGCAATATGATGTGTTCAAATATAGAATGAAAAATGAATACAATGTTGAGGTTATGTTAGAATCAATTGGTGAGCGAATCCCCCGTTGGTTAAAGGAAGAACAGGTAGATGCGTCACTCTTTGATGAACGGAACCAGCTTGTCCGTGATCGTGAGGGAAATTACGTTGTATTATTCAGGAACGAGTTCGCTCTAAATTGGTTCAAAGATAAACATCCTAAAACAGAATTGATTGATCTGTTTGAAGCTAATAAGTTTGAGCAGACTTATTAA
- a CDS encoding SulP family inorganic anion transporter, producing the protein MNVEEIKQEWFGNVKGDVLAGIVVALALIPEAIAFSIIAGVDPMVGLYASFSMAVVLAIFGGRPGMISAATGAMALLMVNLVASHGLEYLLAATILTGIIQILFGVFKLAKVMKFVPRSVMVGFVNALAIMILTAQFQHFVGETWVMYALVALTLAIVYLLPRITKAVPSTLVAIIVVTSIAIFGNLNVGTVGDMGALTQQLPVFLIPSIPFTWETFMIILPYSLSLAIVGLLESLLTANIVDDMTDTESDKNKESRGQGVGNIVTGFFGGMAGCAMIGQSVINVKSGGSGRLSSLVAGVFLMFLIIVLGGMVIQIPMAALAGIMIMVSISTFDWSSVKHLNKLPRTDAAVMIVTVGVVLYTNDLSYGVLAGVLLSAIFFAAKISKVKVTEELVLNEQKKIYRVDGQLFFASVSDFPSKFNFTDSVKEVEIDLTNAHLWDDSAIGALDKIESKFAQNQIKVHYTGLNSESEQLKSRIGGLSNDSGH; encoded by the coding sequence TTGAACGTAGAAGAAATCAAGCAAGAATGGTTTGGTAATGTTAAAGGGGATGTCCTAGCGGGAATAGTTGTGGCACTTGCACTTATACCTGAGGCAATTGCATTCTCTATTATCGCTGGAGTAGACCCAATGGTGGGGCTGTATGCGTCCTTTTCTATGGCGGTAGTACTTGCCATTTTCGGAGGTCGACCAGGAATGATCTCTGCCGCAACAGGGGCAATGGCATTACTCATGGTAAATTTAGTAGCCAGTCATGGGCTTGAGTATTTATTAGCTGCAACGATATTAACAGGTATTATTCAAATTCTATTTGGTGTTTTTAAACTGGCAAAAGTGATGAAATTCGTTCCCCGTTCCGTAATGGTCGGATTTGTGAATGCACTTGCCATTATGATCCTAACTGCACAATTTCAACATTTTGTTGGTGAAACCTGGGTCATGTATGCACTTGTTGCTTTAACGTTGGCAATTGTATATCTTCTGCCACGTATAACAAAAGCAGTTCCGTCTACGCTAGTAGCCATTATCGTGGTGACATCCATTGCTATATTCGGTAACCTTAATGTTGGTACTGTTGGAGATATGGGGGCATTAACACAACAATTACCAGTCTTTTTAATTCCTTCCATTCCATTTACGTGGGAGACCTTTATGATTATTCTTCCGTATTCCTTATCGCTTGCTATCGTAGGATTACTAGAATCGCTATTGACAGCGAATATCGTCGATGATATGACAGACACAGAAAGTGATAAAAATAAAGAAAGTCGAGGACAAGGTGTTGGTAATATAGTAACAGGATTTTTCGGTGGAATGGCGGGTTGTGCAATGATTGGGCAGTCCGTGATCAATGTGAAATCCGGAGGGTCTGGTAGATTATCTTCGCTTGTTGCAGGTGTATTTCTGATGTTTTTAATCATTGTATTAGGTGGAATGGTTATTCAGATTCCTATGGCAGCACTGGCAGGTATAATGATCATGGTTTCGATCAGTACATTTGATTGGTCATCGGTAAAACACTTGAACAAACTGCCCCGAACAGATGCCGCAGTTATGATTGTAACAGTTGGAGTCGTTCTATATACAAATGATTTATCATATGGTGTTTTAGCTGGGGTATTGTTAAGTGCTATTTTCTTTGCAGCAAAAATATCCAAAGTAAAAGTGACAGAAGAGCTTGTTTTAAACGAACAAAAGAAAATCTATCGTGTTGATGGACAGTTGTTCTTCGCATCAGTGAGTGATTTTCCAAGTAAATTTAATTTCACGGATTCTGTAAAAGAAGTAGAGATTGATTTAACAAATGCGCATCTGTGGGATGACTCCGCAATTGGTGCATTGGATAAAATAGAATCGAAGTTTGCACAGAATCAGATTAAGGTTCATTATACCGGCTTAAATTCAGAGAGCGAGCAATTGAAAAGTCGAATTGGTGGCCTTTCTAATGATTCTGGTCATTAA
- a CDS encoding universal stress protein yields MSHLFKGILLAADGSENSLRSAQYAIELAIKFDGTVDAVYVVDGETAKQDVLHAQDKFAIEKQRNEKLQPIRELLEQSGVDYQTHFLHGEPGPKLVEFANDRDFDCVVIGSRGLNNLQSFILGSVSHKVVKRVDCPVLVVK; encoded by the coding sequence GTGAGTCATTTGTTTAAAGGAATTCTATTGGCGGCAGATGGATCTGAGAACTCATTAAGATCGGCCCAATATGCCATTGAGCTTGCAATAAAATTTGATGGCACGGTTGACGCGGTTTATGTGGTGGATGGTGAAACAGCAAAACAAGATGTTCTACATGCACAAGATAAATTTGCAATCGAAAAACAGCGAAATGAAAAACTGCAACCTATAAGGGAACTATTGGAGCAGTCGGGTGTGGACTATCAGACACATTTTCTTCATGGAGAACCAGGGCCTAAACTTGTAGAGTTTGCAAATGATAGAGACTTTGATTGCGTTGTGATTGGTAGCCGTGGATTGAATAATTTACAATCATTTATTTTGGGAAGTGTAAGTCATAAAGTGGTGAAACGAGTAGATTGCCCAGTACTTGTTGTGAAGTAA
- a CDS encoding metal-sensitive transcriptional regulator, translated as MDEFLHEHPVTPRTDNEKQAVINRLKRVEGQVRGIQKMVEEDRYCVDILVQISAINAALKKVGFSVGERHMKHCVSHAVQSGEGNAAIDELMEVMKQFSK; from the coding sequence GTGGATGAGTTCTTACACGAACACCCAGTAACTCCACGTACAGACAATGAAAAGCAGGCCGTTATTAATCGCCTGAAACGAGTCGAAGGTCAAGTGCGCGGTATTCAAAAAATGGTCGAAGAAGACCGTTATTGTGTAGATATTTTAGTGCAAATTAGCGCCATTAATGCAGCCTTGAAAAAAGTAGGATTTTCTGTAGGAGAAAGGCATATGAAACATTGTGTTAGTCATGCAGTTCAGTCAGGTGAAGGAAACGCGGCTATTGATGAATTAATGGAAGTGATGAAGCAGTTTTCCAAGTAG